One window of Futiania mangrovi genomic DNA carries:
- a CDS encoding ABC transporter substrate-binding protein, which produces MKKLIAGLGVALAMAVTPAVAQDCPAKVRIGVEGAYPPFSEVTPEGRLTGFDIDMALALCQTMAAECTLVQQDWDGIIPGLIARKYDAIIASMSITEERRQKVDFTDKYYQTPARFIARKGAGFEISAEGLKGKKIGVQRATIHDNYISDNYPDADIVRYGTQDEVYLDLKAGRIDMALQDSVAASDGFLKQPGGEEFEFIGPSLTDPKWFGEGAGIAIRKGDDRLRRCFNTAIDKVRANGTYQRINDKYFDFDVYGG; this is translated from the coding sequence GTGAAGAAACTCATTGCAGGTCTCGGCGTCGCGCTCGCCATGGCCGTGACGCCCGCGGTGGCGCAGGATTGCCCGGCGAAAGTCCGGATCGGCGTCGAAGGCGCTTATCCGCCCTTCTCCGAAGTGACGCCCGAGGGGCGGCTGACCGGCTTCGACATCGACATGGCGCTGGCGCTGTGCCAGACGATGGCGGCGGAATGCACGCTTGTGCAGCAGGACTGGGACGGCATCATTCCCGGGCTGATCGCGCGCAAGTACGACGCGATCATCGCCTCCATGTCGATCACGGAGGAGCGCAGGCAGAAGGTCGACTTCACCGACAAGTACTACCAGACGCCGGCCCGCTTCATCGCCCGCAAGGGTGCGGGTTTCGAGATCTCGGCGGAGGGGCTGAAGGGCAAGAAGATCGGCGTTCAGCGCGCGACCATCCACGACAACTACATCAGCGACAATTATCCGGACGCCGACATCGTGCGCTATGGCACGCAGGACGAGGTCTACCTCGACCTCAAGGCCGGGCGCATCGACATGGCGCTGCAGGATTCCGTCGCGGCCTCGGACGGCTTCCTCAAGCAGCCGGGCGGCGAGGAGTTCGAGTTCATCGGCCCCTCGCTCACCGATCCGAAGTGGTTCGGCGAAGGCGCGGGGATCGCGATCCGCAAGGGCGACGACCGCCTGCGCCGGTGCTTCAACACCGCGATCGACAAGGTGCGCGCAAACGGCACCTATCAGCGGATCAACGACAAGTATTTCGACTTCGACGTCTACGGCGGCTGA
- a CDS encoding ABC transporter ATP-binding protein, which yields MTQTDTDGGSVAGQGAHEVALLAEDIHKSFGNLEVLKGVTVSARRHDVISILGSSGSGKSTLLRCINMLEPPDKGRVVVGGEEIAMTVRDGRAEPADRRQVERLRTRLAMVFQQFNLWSHMTALENVIEAPVHVLGVPRREAVERARALLAKVGVTGREDHYPAMLSGGQQQRVAIARALAMEPDVMLFDEPTSALDPELVGEVLKVMRDLAEEGRTMLVVTHEMGFARDVSTGVVFLHEGRVLEQGTPSEVFDTPASERFRQFIGGR from the coding sequence GTGACCCAGACCGACACCGACGGCGGCAGCGTTGCCGGACAGGGCGCGCACGAGGTTGCGCTGCTCGCGGAGGACATCCACAAGTCTTTCGGAAACCTCGAGGTGCTGAAGGGCGTCACGGTGTCGGCGCGCCGGCACGACGTCATCTCCATCCTGGGGTCGAGCGGGTCGGGTAAGTCGACGCTGCTGCGCTGCATCAACATGCTGGAACCGCCGGACAAGGGCCGTGTGGTCGTGGGTGGCGAGGAGATCGCCATGACGGTCCGCGACGGCCGGGCCGAGCCTGCCGACCGCCGCCAGGTGGAGCGGTTGCGCACGCGCCTGGCCATGGTGTTCCAGCAATTCAACCTCTGGTCCCACATGACGGCGCTGGAGAACGTGATCGAGGCGCCCGTCCACGTTCTCGGGGTGCCGCGGCGCGAGGCCGTGGAACGGGCGCGCGCGCTGCTCGCCAAGGTCGGCGTGACGGGGCGCGAGGATCACTATCCCGCGATGCTGTCCGGCGGTCAGCAGCAGCGCGTCGCGATCGCCCGCGCGCTGGCGATGGAGCCCGACGTGATGCTGTTCGACGAGCCGACGTCGGCGCTCGATCCGGAACTCGTGGGCGAGGTGCTGAAGGTGATGCGCGACCTCGCGGAGGAAGGGCGCACCATGCTCGTCGTGACCCATGAAATGGGCTTTGCGCGGGATGTTTCGACCGGGGTAGTCTTTCTACACGAAGGCCGCGTGCTGGAGCAGGGAACGCCTTCGGAGGTGTTCGATACCCCGGCGTCGGAACGCTTCCGCCAGTTCATCGGCGGGCGCTAG